Genomic window (Grus americana isolate bGruAme1 chromosome 25, bGruAme1.mat, whole genome shotgun sequence):
cacaTACTTTGCCTGGACGTGCTTGTGTCTGTACTCTTTATTATTTGCTCTTCACCTTTCTCCTGTTTCATATTCCATTTACAACTATGCTTAAACTTCTCTACTCTTCTCACCAGTCTAAATGTAAGGGAATGCCATCAGTAAAATGGCATAAAACACATGGCCAAGTatagcctagagaagagaaggctccagtgGGATCTCATCAACgtgtacaaatacctgaagggagggtgcaaagaggatggagctggGCTTTTTCTAGCAGTGCCCAGTGATAGCCCCAGAAGCATTTTGTCTGAACAAAATGGAATGCATTTTCAACTGTGAGGGTGAcacagcactggcacaggttgccctcAGAGGTTGGAGtatctccatctttggagatattcaaaagctgtcctGCACAACTGGCtctgggtggccctgcttgtgcaggggggttggacaagatgacctccgGAGATCCCTTCCACCTCAGCCATTCTGGGATTCTGAAGTCAGCTCTGCTTAACTTTGTATTTGAAGCCGATAGAAAATTACTTCCCTCTAGCACCGAGAGAGGAGTCACAGTTCTTTCTGCGTGAGCTCACCTGGGTGACACAACTGCACATTATTGCTCTTTGAGAGCTGGAGGTAGAGACACAGATTTGCTGTCAGGCTGCAACTTACGGAGCTGGATAGCGTGAGTACAGAATTAGCTGTTTCACTCCACTGTAAATGGACTTTGTCCTCCCACCTGTAAAATCTCAGTAGCTGCTACACTGCCACCAGGAATAAGTAGCCCTTGAGTTTGAAGGTTGTGGCTGGTTGCAGTCAGCTCTTGCTCATAGATATCTGTGAGCTTATTTAAGGGATGCTTATACCAGGTGTTGAGTCACACAGCGTGACAGGTAGTAAATGAGTGCAgatattaaagtaattttaggTCATTTTCTCCACGTTTGCCCAGTGGATTGTTAATGGAAATTAGGGGCCCCACAACAGCCACTCTCAGTTAAACTGTCACTTTTGGGACACATGCTCTGTCAGCCTCACTAATTCTAACATGGTATTATGACACAAGGGTAAGAAGAAAATAGAGTCAGTTATTCACAGTGACCCATTTGACTTTGTTCTGGCAGCAGCAAATGCTGAGACGTAGTAAAGTGACACCACTGGTTTCTTTTCTCATGATCTTCTAAGAATTTCAGAATGAACATTCCAGATGttatttctgcttatttatGATTGCTTCTGTGCCGTGAAGTCAAATGTTCACTTTGGGTTTGCAGGACAGGACTGAGAGCAATCTCAAATTGCTGTATTCGAGGCAGCTTGcctcaggaaaagcaaaacctctGAGAAATCTTAGTAAACCTTTGTATTTGATTCCTCACAGTGTTGGGAGGTAGAAGTCAGCACTGAAATGTGGTGGTTTCAGCAAGGCCTCTCTGTCTTGCCCGTGGCTTTGGTTGTTTGGTCAGCTGCatcttttgtgttttcataCATTACTGCAATTGTCCTACACCACGTCGACCCTTTGGTGCCCTACATCAGGTCAGTAATGTTCAAACTGTCTCATAGTATTGAACTGGCCTCTCACTCCTGTGAATTCTTCCCCAACTCCAAACTTTAAACAGCAGTTCTTACCTAACAGCTCCAGTTGTAAAGTTACTAGCTGTTTATAGTTATTTGTGTGTAACTGTGTCTATTTTTGTGCAAAAGTCTAACCTTTAAGCTGTGGTTCTGTGAACATATCGTTAAAATGATGATGAACAAGAAAACTGAGGGTGCATCTCCAACCCTCTGTTCAGAGTAAAGCATCTTCCAGTTTTAGTTGTATCAGTAAATCCATTCTATAATCGATATTCCCAACTGCATTGCATCAAGGCTGTACATATGAccttagttttgttttttcagttttccacattcttaatttttccagttttaatatTCTTTGTTCACCTTTTATGGAATCAAGATCAATATAAAAGGAATAGTTATACCAAGTATGTTTGTTCCTTGTTCTAAGGATAGCTTGTCTTTACCATGCTTATTTCTACAGCTCTAAAACTAGTACAGTATACTTTGAGTaatgaaaaattcagtgaaaaatatctGGGAGGGTTTTTTCACAAACCCGTTTCTTACAGTTCCTTTGTAGACTGAAAGAAGTAAAGTTGTGTTGCAAGTATTTTTAGTATACATAGATATGTATTGCTCCATTTATCTCTTCCAGTGATACAGGGACAATACCACCTGAAAGATGCTTATTTGGGATCATGTTAAATATTTCGGCTTTCTTGGGTGAGTATAGAAAGCTGTCCTTGGCAATCTGCAGGCAGTTCTGGAATGCATACAGCTTTAAActatttaatttccttattcAGATCATTAAACAGCCCATAATTCTCAGTCAAAAACTAAATTCTAAGCAAGCaatcttaattttcttaagCAATTCAGAGGAAAGTGTATGTCAGAGATATTCTCCACAAAGCCAGCGTGATAATTGCAGATTCCAGAAGgccaaaaatgcatttaaaaaaaccaacagactagtaatagaaatggaaatgcaaattCAGGGCAATCACCTTACTTGGGCTGCGATtatggggggagggagggggaaacaaCCTAGTATGTCTTTCAAATGAAAGAGATCAGAAAAATCTAGTAAGTTGATTTGTTTACCAttatattatttcagttttgacttCCAGATTTTCAGCTTTCCTATTTCAGTGTACCATAAGACagttttggtattttaaataGTTGCCTCTGTCACTCAGCATCTTCCCAGTTAAACAGGACAGCCTACTCATCAGCTGAAAATCTTACTGCATTTGGGTTCTCCGTTAACAGGTATGGCTACCATGTATGTCCGATACAAACAAGTTTACGCTTTGAATCCAGAAAAATCCAAGATCATCATGCTTAATAAGACTGGCCTTACACTAGGATTGATGAGCTGTTTTGGTCTTTGCATTATTGCAAATTTCCAGGTTTGTGCTTTGCTTGCAATGTCCCGAAGCTGTCCagggttgtgtgtgtgtttactGAGATACCTGATAAAATGGGGGgtttactgaaacaaaactttttagGGCGAACCTGGTTTTTTGGTCAAATTCCCTACAGAAAACcattacaaaaataagtttGGGTTTAGAAATTCTTACTCATTTCTTATTTGCTTTGTCCACTGGGATTTGTGAGCAGCCATTCATGAAATTCCAAACCATTAAGAAACCCTCAagttctgcagaaagcaaactCATCTTGGATCTCCTTCTGGGAGATCTGAAAGCATTAGCTCAAGGTTAAAAGACCACaactattttgtattttgactCAAGAGAATCAAGTGTCAAATAGTCAAAAATTATTAGAACTAAAAGTAAAGCCAACAAAAACACCCAACCCCACAAGAAGTCCACCTCTGAAAAATCTGCCTTCTTAGGTAGATTTCCCTTCAAATCTGCCTAATTCTTGAAAATACTGCAGTGTCAACCAGCTTTTGAATTTCTCCCTCCTAGTGTCTCTATTTTTTCCCACCCTCAatactttgtttttccaaaatctgCTATTCTCACATATTGCACCATCAGCAGGACCACATTCTACATCATTGGCTGTTACATGCAGGATAATTTTGCATTTACCAGCCTCATCATATTAATGAGCAGCTGGATTTTTCAGGGGTCTGTAGTGGTGCCTTTAGCCACTAGAGGCTGCAGCGTCACCTTGGTCTCCTGCTGGATTAGGGccagggaaaagcaaagaggaaaagctcCTGGAAACCTccacctttctcctttccctgtaGCACAGCTCTCCAGTTGCTTCAGCAACCCCTGTCTTAGAAACCTCAGCACGCTCAtttttaggtttggggtttttttcggAGGTCCTTACCACACCCACCAAGAAAAAGCCTTCAAGCTGTGTTCAACTCCATGATTTCCCTCTGCCACTGGTCAGGAGAGGGTACTTCTACTTTCTGTAGCTTTCAAGATAATCAAAGTATAGAAGGTGCATGTTAATTTGTAAACTAGTTAGTGTAACAGTTAATCTTGAGCAAGACAAAAATTGGAAGTGATGTCCCTGCATATCCAAGCAATGCTGAGGACTGGCTGAGGGCCACTCCAGAGGCAAAAGGAGCTAGCACCCCCTGGAATCCACTAGTTACTGAAGACAACTGAAGTCTGAAAATACATGAGTAATTCAGAGAAGCGCTAAACCTCgttatttttaattccattttggGTACTAGAACTGTGTCGTGTTTATCCTGCATTATCTTTCATAGATGTACAGATTCCTGGGATAGAAGTGCTCAGTAGATAGCCTGTTGTCACTCTCATTACCTGCCCGACTGCAGAGATTCCTTCATCCAGTTTCTGTGTTACTGACCATTATGGCTAATGAGAACAGCTCTTAAAAATCCATGTAGTTAAGATATAGCTGTGACCTGTACCTTAGCCACAAGAACTTAACAAAAGCAGCAATCCAGAGGGCTGGCAGGTGCTGGCTTCCAGCTAACTCTGTATGGGGTTTCCAAGAAAAATCTCTTAAGTACTAGCACGTTCCAGAACTGTTTAGCTTCGGATGTGAGAATGTAATTGAGTGGGTGGTGTACCAAATGtctacagaagaaaattgttctgagagtttaaaattaaatcaggTACTCTACAAGCAGTGCTTTCTTTCCCTAGAAATGTATTCTGTACTACATACATGTGGTTGGAGCCTGCCTGACATTCGGCGTAGGGGCCATTTATATGCTGGTTCAGACCATTCTATCCTACCTGATGCAGCCAGAAGTTCACAGCAAAGACATCTTTTGGATCCGTCTGACCGTGTTACTCTGGTGTTGTTCAAGCATTGTGAGCAGTATCCTTTTGCTATGCAGTGTCGCCCTAAAACAGAGCAGCCTTCACAAATGACAGTATTTGCATCTACGTTAATTTAACTTAACAATGGGAAAGGCTGTGCCACAGAAGGCCTGTCATCTTTACCCATACAGCTTGTATCATGGTAACTATTTGTAGCCTCTATTGCAACCTGGGAACTTTAGGAAAAAGGGAACCATCAGGTTAAGCCCACAAGTGAGTCACTGGATAATAAGAAAAGGTAAGAGGGATGGTTACCACCCCTTCTCCTCTCATTTCCTCCTGCACACAAGAGCCTGAAAGTGGCAAAATAAGAGTTTATCACAGAGGTCTGTAGACGATGAAAgatggggagaaagggaagtgTGCTTAAGAGATGGGTGGTTTTAATGGGGGGGTAAAAAGCCAGGTAAGAAGTAAAAGCGTCTGTTCCCTGGTGacaggaaagctgcagcaaGTTTTATAGTTGGATACAACTAAAAGAGAACTACAGAATGTAGCATAAGAGAAAATACTACTAACCTAACCATGCACAGCAGTACTGCACTGTGCCAGCTGGCTCCTGGAGCAGGTTCAAAGTGCTGGCATTTGTCAGAGACACAATTCTGGAGCATATTGCCAAGGTTGAGTCAGAAGAGACTTTCGACCTCTGATCTCCTCCCCTGCCCATCCTACAGTTCAAAAGACAAGATATTTCTGACCAGCATTCCCTACAACCTTCCCATGGCTCTGGAATCCATCATCTCCCTTAACTTTGAATTCTGAgtgctggaagcagctgtggATTTTACAGAAATATGGGCAAACCCCTCCAGAAAAAGAGGCCTTTTGCCTGTTGAGAGTCACTTAACAGTCAGGAAACTGAACCACAGCAGTTCCTCTGCTCACCCTGATGGACCTAAAcattgttattttgaaaatcatgACCCAGTTTTGTGTCAAACAGGGCTACAACACTAAAGCTTTTGAATTTACATTCCAAAGACACAAGTGCAAAAATCATTGCTTAAATGCTGTCCCTTCTGCAGCTGAATCAAGGCCACCAATTTAATCCCCATCAATTCCATTTATTTCCAGGCTGGCAGC
Coding sequences:
- the DRAM2 gene encoding DNA damage-regulated autophagy modulator protein 2 isoform X1, encoding MWWFQQGLSVLPVALVVWSAASFVFSYITAIVLHHVDPLVPYISDTGTIPPERCLFGIMLNISAFLGMATMYVRYKQVYALNPEKSKIIMLNKTGLTLGLMSCFGLCIIANFQKCILYYIHVVGACLTFGVGAIYMLVQTILSYLMQPEVHSKDIFWIRLTVLLWCCSSIVSMFVSSVVLYSGLYGTNLVQKLHWDPQEKGYTAHIISTVSEWSLAFSFLSFFLTYIRDFQKISLRAVVSLYGQTLYNTPQSFVTDEQTLLIAGSI
- the DRAM2 gene encoding DNA damage-regulated autophagy modulator protein 2 isoform X2 — encoded protein: MWWFQQGLSVLPVALVVWSAASFVFSYITAIVLHHVDPLVPYISDTGTIPPERCLFGIMLNISAFLGMATMYVRYKQVYALNPEKSKIIMLNKTGLTLGLMSCFGLCIIANFQKCILYYIHVVGACLTFGVGAIYMLVQTILSYLMQPEVHSKDIFWIRLTVLLWCCSSIVSMFVSSVVLYSGLYGTNLVQKLHWDPQEKKISLRAVVSLYGQTLYNTPQSFVTDEQTLLIAGSI